The following are from one region of the Salvia splendens isolate huo1 chromosome 2, SspV2, whole genome shotgun sequence genome:
- the LOC121790836 gene encoding protein ALP1-like isoform X2: protein MGPVRGNKKKRKFEKKADENSFISGSKTIAGSPSSSQILDNFRSTFKVALALVRLGSGNSLASIGESFGAHHSTVSQVTWRFVEAIEEKGLCHLQWPSTESEMTRIKHKFEIIRGLPNCCGAIDTTHITMLLTSSDQEADTWLDHKLNHSMILQAIVDPDLRFRNIVTGCPGKMTDSSVLQSSSFFKQCQKGEKLNGKTTHLSEETELTEYIVGDFGFPLLPWLVTPYQGKEVSNQGKELSKVEANFNKRLLATQTVAERALAKLKGVWKMIHGEMWRPDRQKLPRFILVCCILHNIVIDMEQDINNDFPSSLAHDEGYRQEICESVDKAGSILRDRLSMYFSGR from the exons ATGGGGCCGGTGAgaggaaataaaaagaaaaggaaatttgAGAAGAAAGCTGACGAAAACTCTTTCATCTCAGGGTCAAAAACAATTGCTG GTAGTCCGTCGTCTTCACAGATATTAGACAACTTCAGATCTACTTTCAAG GTAGCCTTAGCACTAGTAAGGCTTGGGTCTGGCAACTCGTTGGCTTCAATTGGTGAATCATTCGGGGCGCACCACTCGACTGTCTCGCAAGTGACGTGGCGCTTTGTGGAGGCCATCGAAGAAAAGGGTCTTTGCCACCTCCAGTGGCCTTCAACAGAATCAGAAATGACACGGATAAAACACAAGTTTGAGATAATCCGAGGCCTTCCGAACTGCTGTGGCGCAATCGACACTACTCATATAACCATGCTGTTGACCTCGTCTGATCAGGAAGCCGACACCTGGCTTGATCACAAGCTGAACCACAGCATGATCCTGCAAGCAATTGTTGACCCTGATCTGAGGTTCCGTAACATAGTCACTGGGTGCCCAGGGAAGATGACCGACTCCTCTGTGCTCCAGAGCTCGAGCTTCTTTAAACAATGCCAGAAAGGGGAGAAGCTGAACGGGAAGACGACCCATTTGTCAGAAGAAACAGAGTTAACGGAATACATAGTTGGCGATTTCGGGTTCCCATTGCTACCGTGGCTTGTGACTCCATATCAAGGGAAGGAAGTCTCAAATCAAGGAAAAGAACTCTCAAAAGTTGAAGCAAATTTTAATAAGAGGCTACTCGCGACCCAAACTGTCGCTGAAAGGGCGTTGGCAAAGTTGAAAGGGGTGTGGAAGATGATTCACGGTGAAATGTGGAGACCAGACCGTCAGAAGCTGCCTCGATTCATCCTAGTATGCTGCATTCTCCACAACATCGTTATAGACATGGAACAAGACATCAACAATGATTTTCCGTCGTCGCTTGCCCATGATGAAGGATACAGGCAGGAGATCTGTGAATCTGTCGACAAAGCAGGATCAATTTTGAGGGACAGATTGTCCATGT
- the LOC121790836 gene encoding protein ALP1-like isoform X1 produces the protein MGPVRGNKKKRKFEKKADENSFISGSKTIAGSPSSSQILDNFRSTFKVSRKTFDYICSLVKENMMAKTHFAFTNGKPMMLSDQVALALVRLGSGNSLASIGESFGAHHSTVSQVTWRFVEAIEEKGLCHLQWPSTESEMTRIKHKFEIIRGLPNCCGAIDTTHITMLLTSSDQEADTWLDHKLNHSMILQAIVDPDLRFRNIVTGCPGKMTDSSVLQSSSFFKQCQKGEKLNGKTTHLSEETELTEYIVGDFGFPLLPWLVTPYQGKEVSNQGKELSKVEANFNKRLLATQTVAERALAKLKGVWKMIHGEMWRPDRQKLPRFILVCCILHNIVIDMEQDINNDFPSSLAHDEGYRQEICESVDKAGSILRDRLSMYFSGR, from the exons ATGGGGCCGGTGAgaggaaataaaaagaaaaggaaatttgAGAAGAAAGCTGACGAAAACTCTTTCATCTCAGGGTCAAAAACAATTGCTG GTAGTCCGTCGTCTTCACAGATATTAGACAACTTCAGATCTACTTTCAAGGTGTCGAGAAAAACTTTCGACTATATATGTTCCCTAGTGAAAGAGAATATGATGGCTAAGACACATTTTGCATTCACTAATGGTAAGCCAATGATGTTAAGTGATCAGGTAGCCTTAGCACTAGTAAGGCTTGGGTCTGGCAACTCGTTGGCTTCAATTGGTGAATCATTCGGGGCGCACCACTCGACTGTCTCGCAAGTGACGTGGCGCTTTGTGGAGGCCATCGAAGAAAAGGGTCTTTGCCACCTCCAGTGGCCTTCAACAGAATCAGAAATGACACGGATAAAACACAAGTTTGAGATAATCCGAGGCCTTCCGAACTGCTGTGGCGCAATCGACACTACTCATATAACCATGCTGTTGACCTCGTCTGATCAGGAAGCCGACACCTGGCTTGATCACAAGCTGAACCACAGCATGATCCTGCAAGCAATTGTTGACCCTGATCTGAGGTTCCGTAACATAGTCACTGGGTGCCCAGGGAAGATGACCGACTCCTCTGTGCTCCAGAGCTCGAGCTTCTTTAAACAATGCCAGAAAGGGGAGAAGCTGAACGGGAAGACGACCCATTTGTCAGAAGAAACAGAGTTAACGGAATACATAGTTGGCGATTTCGGGTTCCCATTGCTACCGTGGCTTGTGACTCCATATCAAGGGAAGGAAGTCTCAAATCAAGGAAAAGAACTCTCAAAAGTTGAAGCAAATTTTAATAAGAGGCTACTCGCGACCCAAACTGTCGCTGAAAGGGCGTTGGCAAAGTTGAAAGGGGTGTGGAAGATGATTCACGGTGAAATGTGGAGACCAGACCGTCAGAAGCTGCCTCGATTCATCCTAGTATGCTGCATTCTCCACAACATCGTTATAGACATGGAACAAGACATCAACAATGATTTTCCGTCGTCGCTTGCCCATGATGAAGGATACAGGCAGGAGATCTGTGAATCTGTCGACAAAGCAGGATCAATTTTGAGGGACAGATTGTCCATGT